GTGCACGCAGATGGAGTCGGCTTCGACGCGGGTGACGCTGCCGTCGATGGCTTCGACCTCGCCGCTCTGCACCAGGCGCAGCATGCGCTGGGCCACTTGTTCGGCGTCGTGCAGCACGGCGCCTGGCTCGCGGCGCGATACCAGGGTGCCTTGCGGCGTATAGGCACGGTCGGCGAAGGCTTCGGCGATGCAGCTCAGGCCTTCGCTACGGGCCAGCTCGATCAGCGGTGAGCCGGCCAGGGCGACCAGCACCAGGCGCGCATCCACGGCGCGAATCGCCTCGATCACTGCCAGGGCTTGGCGCCTGTCGTGGGCGATGGTGTTGTACAGCGCGCCGTGGGGTTTGACGTAGCGCACCGAAGTGCCGGCGGCGGTGGCCAGGGCCTGCAGGGCGCCGATCTGGTAGATCACGTCGGCGCTCAGCTCGTCGCTGGCGATGTCCATGTTGCGGCGACCGAAACCGACCAGGTCCGGGTAGGCGACGTGGGCGCCGATGGTCACGCCCTTGGCCGCAGCGGCCTTGAGGGTACGCAGGATGCCGGCCGGGTCACCGGCGTGGAAGCCGCAGGCGACGTTGGCGCTGGTGACGATGTCGAGCATCGCGGCATCGTCGCCCATGGACCATTGGCCGAAGCTTTCGCCCAGGTCGCTGTTGAGGTCGATGGAAGGCATGTCGTTCTCTCCTTACAGGTTCACGAAGGCCAGGATCGGGCCGACCGATTTGGCCGCCATGTACCAGGTCAGCGCGCAGGTGATGGCGCCGAGGGCCAGCAACCAGCGCGGGTAGTGGTAGCCGCCCATCAGGTCGCTGCGGCGCCAGCCCACGTACACGAAAATGCTCAGGCCGATGGGCAGGAT
The genomic region above belongs to Pseudomonas sp. GOM7 and contains:
- a CDS encoding LamB/YcsF family protein; amino-acid sequence: MPSIDLNSDLGESFGQWSMGDDAAMLDIVTSANVACGFHAGDPAGILRTLKAAAAKGVTIGAHVAYPDLVGFGRRNMDIASDELSADVIYQIGALQALATAAGTSVRYVKPHGALYNTIAHDRRQALAVIEAIRAVDARLVLVALAGSPLIELARSEGLSCIAEAFADRAYTPQGTLVSRREPGAVLHDAEQVAQRMLRLVQSGEVEAIDGSVTRVEADSICVHGDSPGAIQMAREVRQLLERSGVSLQTFAGAAR